A stretch of the Oceanicola sp. D3 genome encodes the following:
- a CDS encoding DUF3572 domain-containing protein, translating into MERENAETLALKALAWLAGNDELLPVFLGSTGVSEGEVRARAADPEFLASVLDFLAMDDAWITGFCEAEGLDYTMPMQARAALPGGDLPNWT; encoded by the coding sequence ATGGAGCGTGAAAATGCCGAGACACTCGCGTTGAAGGCGCTCGCTTGGCTGGCCGGTAACGATGAGCTGTTGCCCGTGTTTCTCGGCTCCACAGGCGTTTCCGAAGGTGAAGTGCGGGCCCGTGCAGCCGATCCTGAATTCCTTGCTTCGGTGTTAGATTTCCTTGCGATGGACGATGCCTGGATCACCGGTTTTTGCGAGGCCGAAGGCTTGGACTACACCATGCCAATGCAGGCCCGCGCGGCCCTTCCGGGGGGAGATCTGCCGAATTGGACATGA
- a CDS encoding diguanylate cyclase yields the protein MPGKVLIVDDVPTNRVVLKVKLAAACYDVVACSTNEDIVALVRTIRPRLVILNCDGPDAPELEACRALRADEEASAIPIIVTGAPRQNVSPAELRLCALEAGADAFHAKPIDETLLLARIRNLMRMREVSEELRLRGSTSRALGFAEEAEAYERPARIALVAADVATAQRWRDGMEGRLKHRISILDRHAVLNGSTPALQDVYVIASKLRDAGDGLHLMSELRSRRWSRHASILIVTEQEDPAQEAMALDLGAVDLIHEPVDGRELAVRLKTLVARKRESDKLRRRVRDGLKLAVIDPLTGLYNRRYALSHLARIRDRAAETGRSFAVMALDLDRFKQVNDAHGHAAGDAVLCAVAKRLSSNLRSIDMVARIGGEEFLVAMPDTNEEEARAAAQRLCRRIEAEPIPLPLPAKGSVRQTVSIGVAVGGGTAQAPMEGEDGSETLLEAMMDLADRALLSSKAQGRNTVTLGRDAA from the coding sequence ATGCCAGGGAAAGTCCTGATCGTGGATGACGTGCCGACCAATCGCGTTGTCCTCAAGGTCAAACTTGCCGCGGCCTGTTATGATGTGGTCGCTTGCAGCACCAATGAAGATATCGTGGCCCTCGTGCGCACGATCCGGCCGCGGCTTGTCATTCTCAATTGCGACGGGCCGGATGCACCGGAGCTTGAGGCCTGCCGTGCCCTGCGGGCCGACGAAGAGGCAAGCGCGATCCCGATCATCGTGACGGGCGCACCGCGCCAAAACGTGAGCCCGGCAGAGCTGAGGCTCTGCGCCCTTGAGGCGGGTGCCGATGCCTTTCACGCCAAACCCATCGACGAAACCTTGCTCCTCGCCCGTATCCGCAACCTGATGCGCATGCGCGAAGTCTCCGAAGAACTCCGCCTGAGAGGCAGCACCAGCCGCGCGCTTGGCTTTGCCGAAGAGGCCGAAGCCTATGAGCGGCCCGCCCGGATTGCCCTTGTGGCCGCCGATGTCGCCACGGCCCAGCGCTGGCGGGATGGGATGGAGGGGCGGCTGAAACATCGTATCAGCATCCTCGACCGTCATGCCGTGCTCAACGGCTCCACCCCTGCGCTTCAGGATGTTTACGTGATCGCTTCAAAGCTGCGAGACGCCGGTGACGGGCTGCACTTGATGAGCGAGCTACGATCGCGCCGCTGGTCGCGCCACGCCTCCATTCTCATCGTGACCGAACAGGAAGACCCTGCGCAGGAGGCCATGGCCCTCGATCTCGGCGCGGTTGACCTGATCCACGAGCCGGTGGACGGGCGAGAGCTTGCCGTTCGACTAAAGACGCTGGTGGCCCGCAAACGGGAGAGTGACAAACTGAGGCGCCGGGTGCGCGATGGGCTGAAACTGGCGGTGATTGACCCGCTGACGGGGCTCTACAACCGGCGATATGCTCTCTCTCACCTCGCGCGCATCCGCGACCGGGCTGCTGAGACCGGGCGCAGCTTTGCCGTTATGGCGCTCGACCTCGACCGTTTCAAACAGGTGAACGACGCCCATGGCCATGCTGCCGGTGATGCCGTGCTTTGCGCCGTGGCAAAGCGGCTTTCTTCCAACCTGCGCAGCATCGACATGGTGGCGCGGATCGGCGGGGAGGAGTTTTTGGTGGCCATGCCTGACACCAATGAAGAAGAGGCCCGCGCCGCCGCCCAGCGCCTCTGCCGCCGGATCGAAGCCGAGCCGATCCCCCTGCCCTTGCCGGCCAAAGGCTCCGTTCGCCAAACCGTTTCGATTGGCGTGGCCGTCGGCGGCGGCACGGCTCAGGCCCCCATGGAAGGCGAGGATGGCTCTGAAACCCTTCTGGAAGCGATGATGGACCTTGCCGACCGCGCGCTTCTTTCCTCCAAGGCTCAGGGGCGCAATACGGTTACGCTCGGGCGCGACGCAGCCTAG
- a CDS encoding TRAP transporter large permease has protein sequence MTPVAAGLLGVSLLFGLLALGMPIGFAMGLVGAFGFALLITFHAALIKIGVIAFDLSTNYAIGTVPLFLFMAHVLFASGIGRDLYDFAARCLGHRRGGLAMATIGASAGFASVNASSLATTATMGLVALPEMRKHGYSNALASGSVAAGGTIGSLIPPSGMFIIYGILTETSIGDMFAAGIVPGVLLALFYMAVIAIRCRINPAAGPAGPRFSWAERWEGLKKTGDVILLFVLVMGGIIWGWFTPTEAGAMGAFGALLIAGLRGRLGFTQVREAVYDTLKTTGMIFGILFGALVFNAFVTVTTIPHHVVGWVTSSGLPPLSVLLLILLVYFFLGMILDASAMMTLTVPLFFPLIMGLDLWVVGEGAKAVFFGVLVVRMTEIALITPPVGMNVYVLSGVARDIPLSTMFRGTAPFVLADVVHVALLLALPALILWLPGL, from the coding sequence ATGACACCCGTTGCCGCCGGACTTCTTGGCGTTTCGCTGCTCTTCGGTCTTCTGGCGCTGGGCATGCCCATTGGGTTCGCCATGGGCTTGGTCGGGGCCTTCGGCTTCGCCCTGCTGATCACCTTTCATGCAGCGCTCATCAAGATCGGCGTGATCGCGTTTGACCTTTCGACCAACTACGCCATCGGCACTGTGCCGCTCTTCCTCTTCATGGCGCATGTCCTGTTTGCCTCCGGCATAGGGCGTGACCTTTATGACTTCGCCGCCCGCTGCCTCGGCCATCGCCGGGGCGGGCTTGCGATGGCGACCATTGGCGCTTCGGCGGGCTTTGCCTCGGTCAACGCCTCCTCGCTGGCGACCACGGCGACGATGGGGCTGGTGGCCTTGCCGGAGATGCGCAAGCACGGCTACTCCAACGCCTTGGCCTCTGGCTCGGTCGCGGCGGGTGGCACCATCGGCTCGCTCATTCCGCCATCGGGCATGTTCATCATCTATGGCATCCTCACTGAAACCTCGATTGGCGACATGTTCGCCGCCGGGATCGTGCCCGGCGTTCTGCTGGCGCTCTTTTACATGGCCGTCATCGCCATCCGCTGCCGTATAAACCCGGCCGCCGGGCCTGCAGGGCCGCGGTTTTCATGGGCCGAGCGGTGGGAGGGGCTGAAGAAGACGGGCGATGTGATCTTGCTCTTCGTGCTGGTGATGGGCGGCATCATTTGGGGCTGGTTCACACCCACCGAGGCCGGGGCAATGGGGGCCTTTGGCGCGCTGCTCATCGCAGGCCTGCGCGGGCGGCTAGGCTTCACCCAGGTGCGCGAGGCGGTTTATGACACGCTCAAGACCACGGGCATGATCTTCGGCATCCTCTTCGGGGCGCTGGTATTCAACGCCTTCGTCACTGTTACCACCATCCCCCATCACGTGGTTGGTTGGGTCACCTCCTCGGGGCTGCCGCCGCTCTCTGTCCTGTTGTTGATCCTGCTGGTCTACTTCTTCCTCGGTATGATCCTCGACGCTTCCGCGATGATGACGCTGACGGTGCCGTTGTTCTTTCCGCTTATCATGGGGCTCGACCTCTGGGTGGTGGGCGAGGGGGCGAAGGCGGTGTTTTTCGGCGTGCTGGTGGTGCGGATGACAGAGATCGCGCTGATTACCCCGCCGGTGGGGATGAACGTCTATGTTCTCTCCGGCGTGGCGCGCGATATTCCGCTTTCCACCATGTTCCGTGGCACGGCACCTTTTGTGCTGGCGGATGTGGTGCATGTGGCGCTGCTATTAGCGCTTCCGGCGCTCATCCTCTGGCTGCCGGGCCTCTGA
- a CDS encoding TRAP transporter small permease codes for MQAAERILGRIVAIAALIGVAALVALMGLTVVTVTFRAIGIAFPGTYVLAELLLIPAVAFSLTYAAWCGAHTRVELLTDRLPRRVSGPLNGLMLAAGCAFWGFVLFAALEEAIRRGAQGEVTPLLDIPVAPFRWLMVAALGLLIVTILFRALQAALGQEPEE; via the coding sequence ATGCAGGCAGCAGAACGAATATTGGGACGGATCGTGGCCATCGCGGCGCTGATCGGCGTGGCCGCACTGGTGGCGCTCATGGGGCTGACGGTGGTGACCGTCACGTTTCGTGCCATTGGCATCGCCTTTCCGGGCACTTACGTGCTGGCGGAACTGCTGCTCATACCGGCAGTCGCCTTTTCGCTCACCTACGCGGCGTGGTGCGGGGCGCATACCCGCGTGGAGCTGCTGACAGATCGCCTGCCGCGCCGGGTCTCCGGCCCGCTCAACGGGCTGATGCTGGCGGCGGGCTGCGCGTTTTGGGGCTTCGTCCTCTTCGCCGCGCTCGAAGAGGCAATCCGCCGGGGCGCGCAGGGCGAGGTGACGCCGCTGCTTGATATTCCCGTGGCCCCCTTCCGCTGGCTCATGGTGGCCGCGCTGGGGCTGCTGATCGTCACTATCCTCTTTCGCGCCCTCCAGGCGGCGCTTGGTCAGGAGCCAGAAGAATGA
- a CDS encoding TRAP transporter substrate-binding protein, with translation MKLVSTLTALATALTALPALAADFTLTYASPYTEAHPYGAADAEWIARIAEQTDGRLEITPYWGRSLITSREGVDELAAGVADMAYIAPIYARSGYDMNRLVPGMFYGYTEPKDVLDVYMKLWGEYPVFAEELEGMKVLGYNVGTPMHMLLREKPVESLDDLKGLRIRAAVDFIGPLAAHGAEGVTMPMTETYPALEKGVVDGVIAPYEALKSLSFAEVVGYYSELPHSRGAYPSRGINTAAWDKLPDDIQQVLMDNVEWLSLRTLELSQEAEAAGRAYGEEKGVVFNSLPEEAKAEYAKAFAPAMEEVAKELDGMGKPGSEVLGKIREAHDGAM, from the coding sequence ATGAAACTCGTCAGCACCCTCACCGCACTCGCCACCGCGCTCACCGCGCTGCCTGCGCTGGCGGCCGACTTCACGCTTACCTACGCCTCGCCCTATACCGAGGCTCACCCCTACGGCGCTGCCGATGCCGAGTGGATCGCCCGCATTGCGGAGCAAACGGACGGGCGGCTGGAGATCACGCCCTACTGGGGCCGCTCGCTCATCACCTCGCGCGAGGGGGTGGATGAACTGGCCGCCGGGGTGGCCGACATGGCCTATATCGCCCCGATTTATGCCCGCTCCGGCTATGACATGAACCGCCTCGTCCCGGGCATGTTCTATGGCTACACCGAGCCCAAGGATGTGCTCGACGTCTACATGAAGCTCTGGGGCGAATACCCTGTTTTCGCGGAAGAACTCGAAGGCATGAAGGTACTAGGCTACAACGTTGGCACGCCGATGCACATGCTGCTGCGCGAAAAGCCCGTGGAAAGCCTTGATGATCTGAAGGGCCTGCGCATCCGCGCCGCGGTGGACTTCATCGGCCCGCTCGCGGCCCATGGCGCCGAGGGTGTGACCATGCCGATGACAGAGACCTACCCGGCGCTGGAGAAGGGCGTGGTCGACGGGGTGATTGCGCCCTATGAGGCGTTGAAATCTCTCAGCTTTGCCGAGGTGGTCGGCTATTACTCCGAACTGCCCCACAGCCGCGGTGCCTATCCCTCACGCGGCATCAACACGGCGGCCTGGGACAAGCTGCCCGATGACATTCAGCAGGTGCTGATGGACAACGTCGAGTGGCTCTCGCTTCGCACGCTCGAACTGTCACAAGAGGCAGAGGCGGCGGGCCGCGCCTATGGCGAAGAGAAGGGGGTGGTGTTCAACTCGCTTCCCGAGGAGGCCAAGGCCGAATACGCCAAGGCCTTCGCGCCAGCGATGGAAGAGGTCGCCAAGGAGCTCGATGGCATGGGGAAGCCCGGCAGTGAGGTGCTTGGCAAGATCCGTGAAGCCCACGACGGCGCGATGTAG
- a CDS encoding CaiB/BaiF CoA-transferase family protein: MKPALQGLRVLDFSRLLPGPYCTWLMADQGAEVIRVENPRELAKQARVFGWDRLSPEEMAHQRGRDMLARGKQSVMLDIGDAGAQQALRDLASTCDIVIEDYRPGVLAGLGLGYDDMAAGNPTLVYLSLTLTGATGPLAGKPGHDPVALALSGVLSRCGEDPEAPGLPGIPAADIATGAHAAFAALAAWQAAKVTGQGRHVDVAMADCSMTMLANILARHQNPADAPARGSRRADLGLWQCADGKWLCTTDMEPRYWAKFCEVMGKPEFIAAQLDPARRDEIRTTLAAIFAAQPRAHWLALFERAGTQFAPVNDVVEALAEPHFRDRGMVVEVEAPGGTLTQLGPPVRLGGEPAPAPARLPGADTHAVLARLGLDAQTITALTSAPQKT; encoded by the coding sequence ATGAAACCTGCGCTTCAGGGCCTTCGTGTGCTCGACTTCTCCCGGCTCCTGCCCGGCCCTTATTGCACATGGCTGATGGCCGATCAGGGGGCCGAGGTGATCCGGGTGGAAAACCCAAGAGAGCTCGCCAAGCAGGCCCGCGTTTTTGGCTGGGACAGGCTCAGCCCAGAGGAGATGGCCCATCAGCGCGGACGGGACATGCTGGCGCGGGGCAAGCAGTCGGTAATGCTCGATATCGGCGATGCCGGGGCGCAGCAGGCCCTGCGCGACCTTGCCTCAACCTGCGACATCGTCATCGAGGATTACCGCCCCGGCGTGCTGGCCGGGCTTGGGCTGGGCTATGATGACATGGCGGCGGGCAATCCGACGCTGGTGTACCTCAGCCTCACGCTCACCGGGGCGACCGGGCCGCTGGCGGGCAAACCGGGGCATGACCCGGTGGCACTCGCGCTTTCGGGCGTGCTCTCACGCTGCGGCGAAGACCCGGAGGCCCCCGGCCTGCCCGGCATTCCCGCCGCCGATATTGCCACCGGCGCCCACGCGGCCTTTGCTGCGCTCGCCGCTTGGCAGGCCGCCAAGGTGACAGGGCAGGGGCGGCATGTTGATGTCGCCATGGCCGATTGCTCCATGACGATGCTCGCCAACATCCTGGCGCGCCACCAAAACCCAGCTGACGCCCCGGCGCGCGGCAGCCGTCGCGCCGACCTTGGCCTGTGGCAATGCGCCGATGGCAAATGGCTCTGCACTACCGATATGGAACCGCGCTATTGGGCCAAATTCTGCGAGGTGATGGGCAAGCCGGAGTTCATTGCCGCTCAGCTCGACCCGGCACGCCGCGACGAGATCCGCACCACGCTTGCCGCGATCTTCGCCGCCCAGCCCCGCGCCCATTGGCTTGCCCTCTTCGAGCGTGCTGGCACCCAGTTTGCCCCGGTCAACGATGTGGTCGAGGCCTTGGCCGAGCCTCACTTTCGCGACCGCGGCATGGTGGTGGAGGTCGAAGCGCCGGGCGGCACGCTCACCCAGCTTGGCCCGCCGGTGCGCCTTGGCGGCGAACCCGCGCCTGCCCCGGCGCGGCTGCCGGGGGCCGATACGCATGCCGTGCTCGCCCGCCTCGGGCTGGATGCACAGACCATTACCGCGCTCACCAGCGCTCCGCAGAAGACCTGA
- a CDS encoding CoA transferase: MNQLKGIRVVVLADRLVDLGARMLAELGANVVLAEAGEGLTPERQAAWRRGFSNPRKPLADLVAEADILLDDRRRTQNRPELEACTADNPALIHVVATGFPLGDPRPVTDLTLMAESGLMHVTGTPDAPPLRLPGEQAYALTGIQVATAALMGLAARRRTGAGQRITVSALQSAALANYREAVMYDWTGRIGTRRGNMLVRGSSGVRQVWPCADGFVTWSMIDNPNMMRAVVRQMEAEGAAGELSDIEWENILVAETEQATIDRWQTVVAEFFLRHNRAELGAWSLAQGWGLSTISTLAEVRDSEHLKARGLFRDGLPGPLFKTHPPEVAS; the protein is encoded by the coding sequence ATGAACCAGCTAAAGGGCATTCGCGTGGTGGTGCTGGCCGATAGGCTGGTAGACCTTGGCGCACGTATGCTGGCAGAGCTCGGCGCCAATGTGGTGCTGGCCGAGGCAGGAGAGGGGCTGACACCCGAGCGACAGGCTGCGTGGCGGCGCGGTTTTTCCAATCCGCGCAAACCCTTGGCCGATCTCGTTGCAGAGGCCGACATCCTGCTCGATGACCGCCGTCGCACGCAGAACCGGCCTGAGTTGGAGGCATGCACTGCCGACAACCCGGCGCTCATCCATGTTGTCGCCACCGGCTTTCCCCTCGGCGATCCACGCCCGGTGACAGACCTCACCCTGATGGCCGAAAGCGGCCTGATGCATGTGACCGGCACACCGGATGCACCGCCCCTGCGCCTTCCCGGCGAGCAGGCCTATGCGCTTACCGGCATTCAGGTTGCTACCGCCGCGCTGATGGGCCTCGCCGCCCGTCGCCGGACGGGCGCAGGCCAGCGCATCACCGTTTCGGCCCTGCAGTCGGCGGCGCTGGCCAATTACCGCGAGGCGGTGATGTATGATTGGACGGGGCGCATCGGCACCCGGCGCGGCAATATGCTGGTGCGCGGCTCCTCAGGGGTGCGTCAGGTCTGGCCTTGCGCAGACGGGTTTGTGACGTGGTCGATGATCGATAATCCGAACATGATGCGTGCGGTCGTGCGGCAGATGGAAGCTGAGGGGGCGGCGGGCGAACTTTCTGATATCGAATGGGAAAACATTCTTGTTGCCGAGACGGAGCAGGCCACGATTGACCGTTGGCAAACTGTCGTTGCCGAATTCTTCCTCCGTCACAATCGGGCCGAGCTGGGGGCTTGGTCGCTGGCGCAGGGCTGGGGTCTTTCGACGATCTCCACGCTTGCCGAAGTGCGCGACAGCGAACATCTGAAGGCGCGCGGCCTCTTCCGCGACGGCCTGCCCGGCCCGCTGTTCAAAACGCACCCGCCCGAGGTGGCCTCATGA